One genomic window of Acidimicrobiales bacterium includes the following:
- a CDS encoding FmdB family zinc ribbon protein, with amino-acid sequence MPTYEYACKKCGEHLEVVQSFKDDPLEKCPQCGGELRKVFGAIGITFKGSGFYKTD; translated from the coding sequence ATGCCCACCTACGAGTACGCATGCAAGAAGTGCGGGGAGCACCTGGAGGTGGTCCAGTCGTTCAAGGACGACCCGCTCGAGAAGTGCCCGCAGTGCGGCGGCGAGCTCCGCAAGGTGTTCGGGGCCATCGGCATCACCTTCAAGGGGAGCGGCTTCTACAAGACCGACAG
- the galU gene encoding UTP--glucose-1-phosphate uridylyltransferase GalU, whose amino-acid sequence MDGRPGGGGARGPVRKAVITAAGMGTRFLPASKAQPKEMFPLVDVPAIQYVVEEAVAAGARDLLIITSRGKRTLEDHFDRSVELEHHLESQGKHDLLAQVRAIGEMADMHYVRQKEARGLGHAVYHARGHVGDEPFALLLGDDIMRPDSPLLRDMLAAHSARGASVLALKEVPKEEAALYGCAEVDAVDGALVQVRGVVEKPDPSVAPSNLAVIGRYVLTPGIFECLERTEPGRGGEIQLTDAIGLLIKEEPVYGVVFSKGRYDAGDKLGFLKANIELALERPDLGPPLRAFLRELVGGAD is encoded by the coding sequence GTGGACGGAAGACCCGGTGGCGGGGGCGCCCGCGGCCCGGTCCGCAAGGCGGTGATCACGGCCGCGGGCATGGGCACCCGGTTCCTCCCGGCCAGCAAGGCCCAGCCCAAGGAGATGTTCCCCCTGGTGGACGTCCCGGCCATCCAGTACGTGGTCGAGGAGGCGGTGGCGGCGGGGGCCCGGGACCTCCTGATCATCACCAGCCGGGGCAAGCGCACCCTCGAGGACCACTTCGACCGGTCCGTCGAGCTGGAGCACCACCTCGAGTCCCAGGGCAAGCACGACCTGCTGGCCCAGGTGCGGGCCATCGGGGAGATGGCCGACATGCACTACGTGCGCCAGAAGGAGGCTCGGGGGCTGGGCCACGCCGTGTACCACGCCCGGGGGCACGTGGGCGACGAGCCCTTCGCCCTTCTTCTCGGTGACGACATCATGCGGCCCGACAGCCCGCTGCTGCGCGACATGCTGGCGGCCCACTCCGCCCGGGGGGCCAGCGTGCTGGCCCTCAAGGAGGTCCCCAAGGAGGAGGCGGCCCTGTACGGGTGCGCCGAGGTCGACGCCGTCGACGGGGCGCTGGTCCAGGTGCGGGGCGTCGTCGAGAAGCCGGATCCCTCGGTGGCCCCCTCCAACCTGGCGGTGATCGGGCGCTACGTGCTGACCCCGGGGATCTTCGAGTGCCTGGAGCGGACCGAGCCGGGCCGGGGGGGAGAGATCCAGCTCACCGACGCCATCGGCCTGCTGATCAAGGAGGAGCCGGTCTACGGCGTCGTGTTCTCCAAGGGGCGCTACGACGCCGGGGACAAGCTGGGCTTCCTCAAGGCCAACATCGAGCTGGCCCTGGAGCGGCCCGACCTCGGTCCCCCGCTGCGGGCGTTCCTGCGGGAGTTGGTCGGCGGGGCGGACTAG